CCTTCCGCTGCCAATTCGGCAACCCTTTTGCCGGCACGGGTGGATCCCGTGAACGAAATCAGATCTACGTCGGCATGCCCCGCAAGGTGCTCGCCAACCACCGGCCCCGCCCCGCTGACCAGATTGAAAACCCCGGGCGGTAGACCTACCTGCGCTATAACATCCGCAAGCAGGAATGCATTCAAGGGGGTCACCTCACTCGGTTTGAGAACCACGGGGCAACCGGCAACAAGGGCCGGCGCCACTTTCGCAATAATCTGATGCAGAGGATAATTCCAAGGCGTAATGGCCGCCACAACCCCCGCAGGCTCTTTAACAATGAGGGAATGGCCTATGCGTTCCTCAAAAGAAAAACTTCTTGCGTGGTTGACGAAAGATTCAAGGGTAGCCAGCGGCAAACCGACCTGGATCATCTTTGTAAGTTTAAACGGCATGCCGAGTTCGGCCGTAATCACCTGGCTCATTTCCTCCGCGCGATGTTTAAGTTCGACGTGAATTTTTTCCAGCCAATTCGCGCGTTCTGCCACCGGCGTAGTGGACCATTGTTCAAAAGCATTTCGCGCGGCCCTGACCGCGGCGTCAGCATCCGCAACGGAAGCGGCCGGAACAGTCCCGATCGTTTCTTCAGTTGCAGGATTGACTACTTCAAAAACCCCATCACCGGACGCAGGTATCCACTGACCGTTAATGTATAATTCATTCCTTTTCAGCATCGCTTGCCTCCTGTTTTCTTTTCGGAAATTGGTGCAACTATACCAAATAGCCTCCCACCCATGAAGCCCTGCACGAACATTTCCCGGGGAACTCCACTTCGCGACACTAAAATGCGTTTTCTTGACAGGAATCAAGGGCCGTTGATTTGGCTTATGAGAGAGTAAAGCCATTCAGAAAACACACCTCCAACAATCAGCAACGGGAGATTTATGATGAAAAGAAATATCATTCATATCGATGAGGAAAAATGTAATGGCTGCGGCCATTGTGTACCTGCCTGTGCGGAGGGTGCCATTCAGATTATCGATGGTAAGGCCCGT
This DNA window, taken from Syntrophotalea carbinolica DSM 2380, encodes the following:
- a CDS encoding aldehyde dehydrogenase family protein; translated protein: MLKRNELYINGQWIPASGDGVFEVVNPATEETIGTVPAASVADADAAVRAARNAFEQWSTTPVAERANWLEKIHVELKHRAEEMSQVITAELGMPFKLTKMIQVGLPLATLESFVNHARSFSFEERIGHSLIVKEPAGVVAAITPWNYPLHQIIAKVAPALVAGCPVVLKPSEVTPLNAFLLADVIAQVGLPPGVFNLVSGAGPVVGEHLAGHADVDLISFTGSTRAGKRVAELAAEGVKRVALELGGKSPSVILDDADLPEAVKGTVKACFLNSGQTCSAWTRMLVPEELYEEAAELAVNVARKFVSGDPMDQNTRLGPLVSKRQYERVTEYIRGGIQEGAMLLLGGTEAPAGLDRGYYVQPTVFGRVTPKMTIAQEEIFGPVLSIMTYKTDEEAVALANATPYGLAAGVWSADAERAMSVARRLRAGQVDINGAPYNTEAPFGGYRQSGYGREMGKYGLEEFLEIKAIQL